From Methylopila sp. M107, a single genomic window includes:
- a CDS encoding PIN domain-containing protein, with product MFVADTNVISISDPAKRPIEPAVAIDLDLIFLTTITIAEIHEGLARLNRIGAARKAADLALWWERVERLYDERILDFDIRAAHLAGQIADRAAAKGHDPGWADIQIASIAASHGYTVLTRNMRHFAPLGVPCLDPYSAG from the coding sequence ATGTTCGTGGCGGATACGAACGTCATCTCTATAAGCGATCCGGCAAAACGGCCGATCGAACCCGCCGTCGCGATCGATCTCGACCTCATCTTTTTGACGACGATCACGATCGCCGAGATTCACGAGGGGCTCGCCCGGCTCAACCGTATCGGCGCCGCGCGCAAAGCGGCAGACCTCGCTCTATGGTGGGAACGAGTCGAACGGCTCTACGACGAGCGGATTCTGGACTTTGACATCCGAGCGGCGCATCTCGCGGGGCAGATCGCCGACCGGGCGGCGGCCAAGGGCCACGACCCGGGTTGGGCGGACATCCAGATCGCATCGATAGCGGCGTCGCACGGCTACACCGTCCTCACGCGCAACATGCGCCATTTCGCGCCGCTGGGCGTTCCGTGCCTCGACCCCTATTCGGCAGGTTGA
- the truA gene encoding tRNA pseudouridine(38-40) synthase TruA has product MPRYRLLIEYDGTPFVGWQRQANGASVQGALEAAIFAFTGETVAVKGAGRTDAGVHAAGQVAHVDLSKPLRPDKLRDAANAHLRPNPIAVLEAGEVPQDFDARFSAIRRHYRYRIVDRRPPLALLAGRAWRVPKRLDAGAMDIAAKRLLGRHDFTTFRSAACQALSPVKTLDRLDVRREGEEVLIETDARSFLHNQVRSLAGSLVEVGLGKWNADDLEGALNRADRSACGPVAPPEGLTLMRVDYPE; this is encoded by the coding sequence ATGCCGCGCTATCGCCTGCTGATTGAATATGACGGCACGCCCTTCGTCGGCTGGCAGCGGCAGGCGAACGGGGCGTCCGTGCAAGGCGCGCTCGAGGCCGCGATTTTCGCCTTCACGGGCGAGACGGTCGCGGTGAAGGGCGCGGGCCGCACCGACGCCGGCGTTCACGCGGCCGGGCAGGTCGCGCATGTCGATCTCTCGAAACCGCTCCGTCCCGACAAGCTGCGCGATGCGGCCAACGCGCATCTGAGGCCGAACCCTATCGCGGTGCTGGAGGCGGGCGAGGTTCCGCAGGACTTCGACGCGCGGTTCTCGGCGATCCGCCGGCACTACCGCTACCGCATCGTCGACCGCCGTCCGCCGCTCGCTCTGCTCGCCGGCCGCGCCTGGCGGGTGCCGAAGCGTCTCGACGCCGGGGCGATGGATATCGCCGCCAAGCGGCTGCTTGGTCGCCACGACTTCACGACGTTCCGCTCCGCCGCCTGCCAGGCGCTGAGCCCGGTGAAGACGCTTGATCGCCTCGACGTCCGCCGCGAGGGGGAGGAGGTGCTGATCGAGACCGACGCCCGCTCGTTCCTGCACAACCAGGTGCGATCGCTCGCCGGTTCGCTGGTCGAGGTCGGCCTCGGCAAATGGAACGCGGACGACCTTGAGGGGGCGCTGAACCGCGCCGATCGCTCGGCCTGCGGCCCCGTCGCCCCGCCCGAGGGGCTCACGCTGATGCGGGTGGACTATCCGGAGTGA
- a CDS encoding TIGR02302 family protein yields the protein MKSDDSNTGAKSLIDGVATRARLALAWEGVWPWIAAATAVVVMFLAVSWFGVWDLLPPYARMAGVLLFAGALVAALAPLMRAAWPDRRAALARVDRESGLAHRPATSLDDRLASVSGEDPMTRALWAAHRARAEAAAKGLKAGAPSPKLAARDPYALRFLLGLIAVAAFAVAGSDRGERVLAAFDWTSPAADTVPARVDAWVAPPGYTGRPPIFLTARAGGAAESPKPDSGAAAIPDGGGAEPIRAPQNATLVVRGSGGPVEVSVSGAAEEQKSEAKLPEGVVERKFKLVGDAEATIVSPGAPDRRWVFSVIPDQPPSIELAGPLKLNARGTATIPYEIKDDYGVAAAEARFRLKPSAAALPPVALKNPKPAPAAAPARPLYEAPKVALGLPRAKARDGKAEAPLDTMEHPFAGAEATMTLVARDDAGQEGVSKPLEMRLPAREFTKPLARALVEQRRTLALDAGAKQKVLQGLRALAMFPEQFTPKAGQYLGLTTAYRRLEIAGTDDELRGAADYLWEIALRIEDGDLPEAERDLRAAEEALRKALENGASEEEIKKLTQDLRAALEKFMKEMAEQQRQNGNQQQAQKGQKGAKEIRPQDLRNMIDKMEKLAQSGAKDAAKQALADLKNMLDNLKNAKPQASDPNQQAQQQQMDKLQEMIREQSKLRDQTFQQYRQNERQQRNQRGKPQQGQEGEQKLKELAERQEQLRQQLDQMMKQQGERQEQAEGQQGQQQEQQDGEKQEGRQRRPGGDRGQGEKESQGEGDQPGQNALGEAGKSMGQAKGALGQGQTGEALDQQQKALEQLRKGAQAMAEQQGQGQPGQQGQDGQQGARNGEEGRDDDPLGRPVRRRESDGDTTKVPGEIDAQRARRVIEELRKRLGEADRPRDELDYLERLLTP from the coding sequence TTGAAGTCTGACGACAGCAACACGGGCGCCAAATCCCTGATCGACGGGGTGGCGACGCGCGCGCGTCTGGCGCTCGCCTGGGAAGGCGTGTGGCCCTGGATCGCGGCCGCGACCGCCGTCGTCGTGATGTTCCTCGCTGTCTCCTGGTTCGGCGTCTGGGACCTGCTGCCGCCCTACGCCCGCATGGCGGGCGTGTTGCTGTTCGCGGGCGCCCTCGTCGCGGCGCTCGCGCCGCTGATGCGGGCCGCATGGCCGGATCGGCGCGCGGCGCTCGCGCGCGTCGACCGCGAGAGCGGGCTCGCGCACCGCCCCGCCACCAGCCTCGACGACCGACTCGCTTCCGTTTCCGGCGAGGACCCGATGACGCGCGCGCTGTGGGCCGCGCATCGCGCGCGCGCGGAAGCCGCGGCCAAGGGGCTCAAGGCCGGCGCGCCGTCTCCAAAACTCGCCGCGCGCGATCCCTATGCGCTGCGCTTCCTGCTCGGCTTGATCGCGGTCGCGGCTTTCGCGGTCGCGGGCTCCGACCGGGGCGAGCGGGTGCTCGCGGCGTTCGACTGGACGAGCCCCGCGGCCGACACGGTCCCGGCGCGCGTCGACGCCTGGGTGGCGCCGCCCGGCTATACGGGACGCCCGCCGATCTTCCTGACAGCCCGCGCCGGCGGCGCGGCCGAGAGCCCGAAGCCGGATTCGGGCGCCGCGGCGATTCCGGACGGCGGCGGCGCCGAGCCGATCCGCGCGCCGCAGAACGCCACGCTCGTCGTGCGCGGCTCCGGCGGCCCGGTCGAGGTTTCGGTCTCGGGCGCGGCCGAAGAGCAGAAGTCCGAGGCGAAGCTTCCCGAGGGCGTGGTCGAGCGGAAGTTCAAGCTCGTCGGCGACGCCGAGGCGACGATCGTCTCGCCCGGCGCGCCGGACCGGCGCTGGGTGTTTTCCGTCATCCCCGACCAGCCGCCGTCGATCGAACTTGCGGGCCCTTTGAAGCTGAACGCCCGCGGCACCGCGACGATCCCTTACGAGATCAAGGACGATTACGGCGTCGCGGCCGCCGAGGCGCGCTTCCGGCTGAAGCCGTCGGCGGCTGCGCTGCCGCCGGTCGCGCTGAAGAACCCCAAGCCTGCGCCCGCCGCCGCGCCGGCCCGCCCGCTCTACGAGGCCCCGAAGGTCGCGCTCGGCCTGCCGCGCGCCAAGGCGCGGGACGGCAAGGCCGAGGCTCCGCTCGACACGATGGAGCATCCCTTCGCGGGGGCGGAAGCCACCATGACTCTGGTCGCGCGCGACGACGCCGGCCAGGAAGGCGTGTCGAAGCCGCTGGAGATGCGGCTGCCGGCGCGGGAGTTCACGAAACCGCTCGCCCGCGCGCTGGTCGAGCAGCGCCGCACGCTGGCGCTCGACGCCGGCGCCAAGCAGAAGGTGCTGCAGGGCCTTCGGGCGCTTGCGATGTTCCCGGAACAGTTCACGCCGAAGGCCGGCCAGTATCTTGGGTTGACCACCGCTTATCGCCGGCTTGAGATCGCCGGGACGGACGACGAACTGCGCGGCGCCGCCGACTACCTCTGGGAGATCGCGCTCCGCATCGAGGACGGCGACCTGCCCGAAGCCGAGCGGGACTTGCGCGCCGCCGAGGAGGCGCTGCGCAAGGCACTGGAGAACGGCGCGTCCGAAGAGGAGATCAAGAAGCTCACGCAGGACCTGCGCGCGGCGCTCGAGAAATTCATGAAGGAGATGGCCGAGCAGCAGCGCCAGAACGGCAACCAGCAGCAGGCGCAGAAGGGCCAGAAAGGCGCGAAGGAGATCCGCCCGCAGGACCTTCGCAACATGATCGACAAGATGGAGAAGCTCGCCCAGTCCGGCGCCAAGGACGCCGCCAAGCAGGCGCTCGCGGATCTGAAGAACATGCTGGACAACCTGAAGAATGCGAAGCCGCAAGCGTCCGATCCGAACCAGCAGGCCCAGCAGCAGCAGATGGACAAGCTGCAGGAGATGATCCGCGAGCAGAGCAAGCTGCGCGACCAGACCTTCCAGCAGTACCGCCAGAACGAGCGCCAGCAGCGCAACCAGCGCGGTAAGCCGCAACAGGGTCAGGAGGGCGAGCAGAAGCTCAAGGAACTCGCCGAGCGGCAGGAGCAGCTCCGCCAGCAGCTCGACCAGATGATGAAGCAGCAGGGCGAGAGGCAGGAGCAGGCGGAAGGCCAGCAGGGCCAGCAACAGGAACAGCAGGACGGCGAGAAGCAGGAGGGCCGGCAGCGCCGCCCCGGCGGCGATCGCGGTCAGGGCGAGAAGGAGAGCCAAGGCGAAGGCGACCAGCCCGGCCAGAACGCGCTCGGCGAGGCCGGCAAGAGCATGGGCCAGGCCAAGGGCGCGCTCGGCCAGGGCCAGACCGGCGAGGCGCTCGACCAGCAGCAGAAGGCGCTGGAGCAGCTCCGCAAGGGCGCGCAGGCGATGGCCGAGCAGCAGGGCCAGGGCCAGCCCGGCCAGCAAGGCCAGGACGGCCAGCAGGGCGCCCGGAACGGCGAGGAGGGGCGCGACGACGACCCGCTTGGCCGCCCGGTCCGCCGCCGCGAGAGCGACGGCGACACCACCAAGGTGCCGGGCGAGATCGACGCCCAGCGCGCCCGCCGTGTGATCGAGGAACTGCGCAAGCGCCTCGGCGAGGCCGACCGTCCGCGCGACGAGTTGGATTATCTGGAGCGGCTGCTGACGCCGTGA
- a CDS encoding type II toxin-antitoxin system Phd/YefM family antitoxin — MKELAFTEAKARLSEVVTDARNGEPTIITRHGKKIAVVTSYQEWKKATDKPSLWELLTSAPIDGRELRRNPSPMRKLDF, encoded by the coding sequence ATGAAGGAACTCGCTTTCACGGAGGCCAAGGCGCGGTTGAGCGAAGTCGTGACCGACGCGCGCAACGGCGAACCGACCATCATCACCCGCCACGGCAAGAAGATCGCCGTCGTGACCTCCTATCAGGAGTGGAAGAAGGCGACCGACAAACCATCGCTTTGGGAGTTGCTGACGAGCGCTCCGATCGACGGGCGGGAACTTCGGCGCAACCCGAGTCCCATGAGGAAACTCGACTTCTGA
- a CDS encoding sigma-70 family RNA polymerase sigma factor, protein MAGLVARVADFRDRDAFAILFDHYAPRLAAYLQRLGADAALAEEVAQDAMVALWRKAEQFDPQKSSVATWLYRIARNRRIDLLRRAHGGAMRLQDIPDPVDDRPRPDEAVAARQSETLVRRAMRGLPAEQLSLVRLAFFEGRSHSEIASVTGLPLGTVKSRIRLAFGRLRRRLEDDGLQDAT, encoded by the coding sequence ATGGCGGGGCTCGTCGCGCGGGTCGCTGACTTTCGTGACCGCGACGCCTTCGCCATCCTGTTCGACCACTACGCGCCGCGCCTTGCGGCCTACTTGCAGCGGCTTGGCGCCGACGCCGCGCTCGCCGAAGAGGTGGCGCAGGACGCAATGGTGGCGCTCTGGCGCAAGGCCGAGCAGTTCGACCCGCAGAAATCCTCGGTCGCGACATGGCTCTACCGGATCGCCCGCAATCGGCGCATCGACCTGCTGCGCCGCGCCCATGGCGGCGCGATGCGGCTTCAGGACATCCCGGATCCGGTCGACGATCGGCCGCGCCCGGACGAGGCCGTCGCGGCGCGCCAGTCCGAGACGCTGGTCAGGCGCGCCATGCGCGGCCTTCCGGCCGAACAGCTGTCGCTCGTAAGGCTCGCTTTCTTCGAGGGCCGCTCCCACAGCGAGATCGCGAGCGTGACGGGGCTTCCGCTCGGCACGGTGAAGTCCCGCATCCGCCTCGCCTTCGGCCGCCTGCGCCGGCGGCTGGAGGATGACGGCCTGCAGGACGCGACCTGA
- the lysA gene encoding diaminopimelate decarboxylase, producing MHHFDYVDGALHAEGVPLSRIAEEVGTPTYVYSRATLTRHVRVFDEAFAGVDHLICYAVKALSNQAVLTTLAKLGTGMDVVSGGELIRALKAGCPADRITFSGVGKTAEELALALDAKILCFNVESEPELRLLSEIAAAKGSTAHIALRVNPDVDAKSHAKISTGSSATKFGVPIARARATYAEAARLPGVQVAGVDMHIGSQITELDPFDQAIGRLVEFVGELRQDGHRIEHVDLGGGLGIPYRDSNAAPPLPVDYAEMVRRRTKGIDAKLIFEPGRLIVGNAGVLLTRVIYVKEVEQKTFVIVDAGMNDLIRPTLYEAYHEIWPVERSDDAARIRADVVGPVCETGDYLALDRDIPAPKAGDLLAVMSAGAYGATQSSTYNSRPLAAEVLVDGDRMAVVRPRPSVEELIAQDRVPEWLG from the coding sequence ATGCACCATTTCGATTACGTCGACGGCGCCCTCCATGCCGAGGGCGTGCCGCTTTCGCGCATCGCCGAAGAGGTTGGGACGCCGACCTATGTCTATTCGCGCGCGACGCTGACCCGGCACGTTCGCGTCTTCGACGAGGCTTTCGCGGGCGTCGACCACCTGATCTGCTACGCCGTCAAGGCGCTCTCCAATCAAGCGGTGCTGACGACGCTGGCGAAGCTCGGGACCGGCATGGACGTCGTCTCGGGCGGCGAGCTGATCCGCGCCCTGAAGGCCGGTTGCCCGGCCGACCGCATCACCTTTTCGGGCGTCGGCAAGACGGCCGAAGAACTCGCGCTCGCGCTCGACGCCAAGATCCTGTGCTTCAACGTCGAGAGCGAGCCGGAACTGCGGCTGCTGTCCGAGATCGCGGCCGCCAAGGGCTCCACCGCGCACATTGCGCTCAGGGTCAACCCGGACGTCGACGCGAAGAGCCACGCCAAGATCTCGACCGGCTCCTCCGCCACGAAGTTCGGCGTGCCGATCGCCCGCGCGCGCGCAACTTACGCTGAAGCCGCGCGCCTGCCGGGCGTCCAGGTTGCCGGCGTCGACATGCATATCGGCAGCCAGATCACCGAGCTCGACCCGTTCGATCAGGCGATCGGGCGGCTCGTCGAGTTCGTCGGCGAGCTGCGGCAGGACGGCCACCGGATCGAGCATGTCGACCTCGGGGGCGGGCTCGGCATTCCCTATCGCGACTCGAACGCCGCGCCGCCGCTGCCCGTCGACTACGCAGAAATGGTCAGGCGCCGCACCAAGGGCATCGACGCCAAGCTGATCTTCGAGCCGGGCCGGCTGATCGTCGGCAACGCCGGCGTGCTGCTGACGCGCGTGATCTACGTGAAGGAGGTCGAGCAGAAGACCTTCGTGATCGTCGACGCCGGCATGAACGACCTGATCCGCCCGACGCTCTACGAGGCCTATCACGAGATCTGGCCGGTCGAGCGCTCAGACGACGCGGCCCGCATCCGGGCCGACGTGGTTGGCCCGGTCTGCGAGACCGGCGACTACCTCGCGCTCGACCGCGACATCCCGGCTCCGAAGGCCGGCGACCTGCTCGCTGTGATGTCGGCGGGCGCCTATGGGGCGACGCAGTCGTCGACCTACAATTCGCGGCCGCTGGCGGCGGAAGTGCTGGTCGACGGCGACCGCATGGCGGTGGTGCGGCCGCGGCCGAGCGTCGAGGAGTTGATCGCGCAGGATCGCGTGCCGGAGTGGCTGGGGTAA
- the ggt gene encoding gamma-glutamyltransferase codes for MVATANPLASEAAAAMLREGGSAVDAAIAAQLVLGLVEPQSSGLGGGGFLVHWSAADRRLSTLDGRETAPAAATPELFQNAAGEPMSLRDAVVGGRSVGTPGAPRLLEAAHRRFGKLDWARLFGPAIRLAEEGFAVSPRLAGLIAGDAPILARDPQAAAYFLPGGDPLRRGALLKNPKYAETLKTLRDRGAGAFYEGEIAADIVAAVRSAKNPGLLALGDLAGYAVIERDAVCAPYRAYEVCGMGPPSSGGIAIAQILGMLEPTDLKALGPDSPQAWRLIGDAERLAFADREAYVADPAFVPQPTSGLVARDYLSERAKLLQGERALRDAPAGTPKRSRSGRYAPDPAIEFAGTSHLSVVDGEGNVVSLTATIEAGFGSRTMVRGFLLNNELTDFSFRAEKDGVPVANRVEPGKRPRSSMAPTIVLKDGTPTLAVGSPGGGQIIGYVAKFLIAHLDWGLDPEKAAALPNMLNRTGAFELERGTKAEALAGPLKALGFGIAIADMTSGIHAIEIGPDGLSAGVDPRREGLAIGE; via the coding sequence ATGGTCGCGACCGCCAACCCGCTGGCGAGCGAGGCCGCCGCCGCAATGCTGCGCGAGGGCGGAAGCGCCGTCGACGCGGCGATCGCGGCGCAGCTCGTGCTGGGGCTGGTGGAGCCGCAATCCTCCGGGCTCGGCGGCGGCGGGTTCCTCGTTCACTGGAGCGCGGCCGACAGGCGGCTCTCGACGCTCGACGGGCGCGAGACCGCGCCGGCGGCCGCGACCCCGGAGCTGTTCCAGAACGCGGCCGGCGAGCCGATGTCGTTGCGCGACGCCGTGGTGGGCGGCCGCTCCGTCGGAACGCCGGGCGCGCCCCGCCTCTTGGAGGCGGCGCATCGCAGGTTCGGGAAGCTCGACTGGGCCAGACTGTTCGGCCCCGCGATCCGCCTCGCCGAAGAAGGCTTCGCGGTTTCGCCGCGGCTCGCGGGGCTCATTGCGGGCGACGCGCCGATCCTCGCGCGGGACCCGCAAGCTGCGGCCTATTTCCTGCCCGGCGGAGACCCGCTCAGGCGGGGCGCGCTGCTCAAGAACCCGAAATACGCCGAGACGCTGAAAACATTGCGCGACCGGGGCGCGGGCGCCTTCTACGAGGGCGAGATCGCAGCCGACATCGTCGCGGCGGTCCGGAGCGCCAAGAATCCCGGCCTGCTCGCGCTCGGCGACCTTGCGGGCTACGCCGTCATCGAGCGCGATGCGGTCTGCGCGCCCTACCGCGCCTACGAGGTGTGCGGCATGGGTCCGCCCTCCTCGGGCGGGATCGCGATCGCCCAGATCCTCGGCATGCTGGAGCCGACGGACCTGAAGGCGCTCGGGCCCGACAGCCCGCAAGCGTGGCGGCTGATCGGCGACGCCGAACGTCTCGCCTTTGCGGACCGCGAGGCCTACGTCGCCGACCCCGCCTTCGTCCCGCAGCCGACGTCCGGGCTCGTCGCGCGGGACTATCTGTCCGAACGCGCAAAGCTCCTGCAGGGCGAAAGGGCCTTGAGGGACGCGCCCGCCGGAACGCCGAAGCGCTCGCGCTCGGGCCGCTACGCGCCGGATCCCGCGATCGAGTTCGCGGGCACGAGCCATCTGTCGGTCGTCGACGGCGAGGGAAACGTCGTCTCGCTGACGGCGACGATCGAGGCCGGCTTCGGCTCGCGCACCATGGTCCGCGGCTTTCTGCTGAACAACGAGCTGACCGATTTCTCGTTTCGCGCCGAAAAGGACGGCGTCCCGGTCGCGAACCGCGTCGAACCCGGCAAGCGGCCGCGCTCCTCGATGGCGCCGACCATCGTGCTGAAGGACGGCACGCCGACGCTCGCAGTCGGCTCGCCCGGCGGCGGGCAGATCATCGGCTATGTGGCGAAGTTCCTGATCGCCCATCTCGATTGGGGCCTCGACCCCGAAAAGGCCGCGGCGCTCCCCAACATGCTGAACCGCACCGGCGCGTTCGAGCTGGAGCGGGGGACAAAGGCGGAAGCGCTGGCCGGCCCCCTGAAAGCGCTCGGCTTCGGAATCGCCATCGCCGACATGACGTCCGGGATCCACGCGATAGAGATCGGGCCGGACGGACTCTCGGCCGGCGTCGACCCGCGCCGCGAGGGGCTGGCGATCGGGGAGTGA
- the argH gene encoding argininosuccinate lyase, translated as MSNAMWGGRFAEGPDAVLEAINASIDFDRRFYAQDIRGSKAHVAMLAAAGVVSNEDASAISNGLDEVLAEIEAGTFNFSRALEDIHMNVESRLAEVVGPAAGRLHTARSRNDQVATDFKLFVRDALDALDGQLRGLQLALVEKASAHAGSVMPGFTHLQSAQPVTFGHHLMAYVEMIGRDRGRVTDARKRLNECPLGSAALAGTSFPIDREMTARLLGFDRPTANSLDAVSDRDFVLETLALAAICAGHLSRFAEELVLWSTPQFGFVRLSDRFSTGSSIMPQKRNPDAAELVRGKTGRVVGALVGMLTVMKGLPLAYSKDMQEDKEGLFDALDTLSLSIAATAGMVEDLEPNLAAMKKAAGSGYATATDLADWLVRVVGMPFREAHHVVGRIVGKASAAGVALEKLPLSEMQEVEPRITNAVFEVLGVANSVKSRTSYGGAAPKNVKAQAARWRKKLAKETAQS; from the coding sequence ATGAGCAACGCGATGTGGGGCGGCCGGTTCGCGGAAGGACCGGACGCGGTGCTCGAGGCCATCAACGCCTCGATCGATTTCGACCGCCGCTTCTACGCCCAGGACATTCGCGGCTCCAAGGCCCATGTCGCGATGCTCGCGGCCGCCGGCGTCGTCTCGAACGAAGACGCGAGCGCGATCTCCAACGGTCTGGACGAGGTGCTGGCCGAGATCGAGGCCGGCACCTTCAACTTCTCGCGCGCGCTCGAGGACATTCACATGAATGTCGAGAGCCGGCTGGCCGAGGTCGTCGGGCCGGCGGCGGGGCGTCTCCACACCGCGCGCTCGCGCAACGACCAGGTCGCGACCGACTTCAAGCTGTTCGTGCGCGACGCCCTCGACGCGCTCGACGGCCAGCTGCGCGGCCTTCAGCTTGCGCTGGTCGAGAAGGCGTCAGCGCATGCCGGCTCGGTCATGCCGGGTTTCACGCATCTGCAGAGCGCGCAGCCGGTGACGTTCGGCCACCATCTGATGGCCTATGTCGAGATGATCGGACGCGATCGCGGGCGGGTGACGGACGCGCGCAAGCGCCTCAACGAGTGCCCGCTCGGCTCCGCCGCTCTTGCCGGCACCTCATTTCCGATCGATCGCGAGATGACGGCGCGCCTGCTTGGCTTCGACCGGCCGACCGCGAATTCGCTCGACGCGGTCTCGGACCGCGACTTCGTGCTGGAGACGCTGGCGCTCGCGGCGATCTGCGCCGGGCACCTGTCGCGCTTCGCGGAAGAGCTGGTGCTGTGGTCGACGCCGCAGTTCGGCTTCGTGCGGCTGTCGGACCGGTTCTCGACCGGCTCCTCGATCATGCCGCAGAAGCGCAACCCTGACGCGGCCGAACTGGTGCGCGGCAAGACCGGCCGGGTCGTCGGCGCGCTGGTCGGCATGCTGACCGTGATGAAGGGTCTTCCGCTCGCCTATTCAAAAGACATGCAGGAGGACAAGGAGGGCCTGTTCGACGCGCTCGACACGCTCTCGCTTTCGATCGCCGCCACCGCCGGCATGGTCGAGGATCTGGAGCCGAACCTCGCCGCCATGAAGAAGGCGGCCGGCAGCGGCTACGCGACCGCGACGGATCTGGCTGACTGGCTCGTGCGGGTCGTCGGCATGCCGTTCCGCGAGGCGCATCACGTCGTGGGACGCATCGTCGGCAAGGCGTCGGCCGCGGGCGTCGCGCTCGAAAAGCTGCCGCTCTCCGAGATGCAGGAGGTCGAGCCACGCATCACCAACGCCGTGTTCGAAGTGCTGGGCGTCGCGAATTCGGTGAAGAGCCGCACGAGCTATGGCGGCGCCGCCCCGAAGAACGTGAAGGCGCAGGCCGCGCGCTGGCGGAAGAAACTGGCGAAGGAAACGGCGCAAAGCTGA
- a CDS encoding TlpA disulfide reductase family protein encodes MSEQASGPRRPFGRPILLVYLAALGIGGLALYGIDGDDKARACAASPETLAAIKAAAKGEVAAVATPSSPRPIPQLSFKDAAGADVGLEKFKGKVVLLNLWATWCAPCRKEMPALDQLQAEMGGDGFEVVPVSLDFGTADKPKKFLADIGTQKLPLFHDPSGKVLSSLKAVGRGTGLPTTLILDRAGCEIGYLPGPAEWASPEAKDLVRAALGK; translated from the coding sequence ATGTCAGAACAGGCGTCGGGACCGCGCCGCCCCTTCGGCCGGCCGATCTTGCTGGTCTACCTTGCGGCTCTCGGGATCGGCGGGCTCGCCCTATACGGGATCGACGGCGACGACAAGGCGCGCGCCTGCGCGGCGAGCCCGGAGACGCTCGCCGCGATCAAGGCCGCGGCGAAAGGAGAGGTCGCGGCGGTCGCGACGCCCTCGTCGCCGAGGCCCATCCCTCAGCTCAGCTTCAAAGACGCGGCGGGCGCGGATGTCGGGCTGGAAAAATTCAAGGGCAAGGTCGTGCTGCTGAACCTCTGGGCCACCTGGTGCGCGCCCTGCCGCAAGGAAATGCCCGCGCTCGACCAGCTGCAGGCCGAGATGGGCGGCGACGGTTTCGAGGTCGTGCCCGTCTCGCTCGATTTCGGGACGGCCGATAAGCCGAAGAAGTTTTTGGCCGACATCGGGACGCAGAAGCTGCCGCTGTTCCACGACCCGTCCGGCAAGGTGCTGTCGTCCCTGAAGGCCGTCGGGCGCGGAACCGGCCTTCCCACCACGCTCATCCTCGACCGCGCCGGCTGCGAGATCGGCTACCTGCCGGGCCCCGCCGAATGGGCGAGCCCGGAAGCGAAGGATCTGGTGAGGGCGGCGCTGGGGAAGTAG
- a CDS encoding NADPH:quinone oxidoreductase family protein, translated as MKAVLCEELGPPERLVVADLPDPEPGPHEVVVDVAFAALNFFDSLIIEGRYQTKPALPFSPGGEMAGVVSAVGAKVEGLAVGDRVAGYLGYGGCREKVLARPDQLTLVPEELRLDRAAGLIITYGTTLHALADRGGLKRGETLAVLGASGGVGIAAVEVGKRLGARVIACASSPEKLEFAKRHGADAFVDYSHEDLKLRLKELTDGRGVDVVYDPIGGDYAEASIRALAWRGRHLVIGFAAGDIPKLPLNIPMLKGADVRGVFWGAHVEREPSAHRAELARLFDWAAAGEISAPIDAVLPLSGTAEAIGRIKRREARGKILVKA; from the coding sequence GTGAAAGCCGTTCTGTGTGAAGAGCTCGGACCGCCCGAGCGGTTGGTCGTCGCCGACCTGCCCGACCCCGAGCCCGGCCCGCACGAGGTCGTCGTCGACGTCGCCTTCGCGGCGCTCAATTTCTTCGATAGTCTGATCATCGAGGGCCGCTACCAGACCAAGCCCGCGTTGCCGTTCTCGCCCGGCGGCGAGATGGCGGGCGTCGTCTCGGCCGTCGGCGCGAAGGTCGAGGGTCTTGCGGTCGGCGACCGCGTCGCGGGCTATCTCGGCTATGGCGGCTGCCGCGAGAAGGTTCTGGCGCGGCCCGACCAGCTGACGCTCGTGCCGGAAGAACTCAGGCTCGACCGCGCGGCGGGGCTCATTATCACCTACGGCACTACGCTGCACGCGCTCGCGGACCGCGGCGGTCTGAAGCGCGGCGAGACGCTCGCGGTTCTGGGCGCGAGCGGCGGCGTCGGGATCGCGGCGGTCGAGGTCGGAAAACGGCTCGGCGCGCGCGTGATCGCCTGCGCGTCCTCGCCGGAAAAGCTCGAATTCGCGAAACGGCACGGCGCCGACGCGTTCGTCGACTACAGCCACGAGGACCTGAAGCTCCGCCTGAAGGAGCTGACGGACGGACGCGGCGTCGACGTGGTCTACGATCCGATCGGCGGGGATTACGCCGAAGCGTCGATCCGCGCGCTCGCATGGCGGGGGCGGCATCTGGTGATCGGCTTCGCGGCCGGCGACATCCCGAAACTGCCGCTCAACATCCCCATGCTGAAGGGCGCGGACGTGCGCGGCGTGTTCTGGGGCGCCCATGTCGAGCGCGAACCTTCCGCCCACCGGGCCGAACTCGCCCGCCTGTTCGACTGGGCGGCCGCGGGTGAGATTTCCGCGCCGATCGACGCCGTGCTGCCGCTGAGCGGGACCGCGGAGGCGATCGGCCGGATCAAGCGCCGCGAGGCGCGGGGAAAGATTTTGGTGAAGGCGTGA